Proteins from one Anopheles nili chromosome 2, idAnoNiliSN_F5_01, whole genome shotgun sequence genomic window:
- the LOC128730138 gene encoding mini-chromosome maintenance complex-binding protein codes for MEVERSCEAWTPEYFMENESMCLERLSENSVWSSIPLLNCTELAHLPDGRLVRFRGMLQDMQDPECYLERYTVRCKSNQTVLRQQNGKYRDILVYNEAKELVDSGCNADNTFGERRSMFVVSIPGQNEWALEYEKQQNGVGSTIVSTEPANEEQRVVLKRSHEDEMEVEEATSATIDDLTTAAASPVTAKNEFKRMATSAPQASTTANGVTVLSADYLLNSPITERPGKACLVKLYNNYDDWTLNTVIEVVGFLSVDPALDGSGDSTGMDEFVDDVTEHQATHPPPSLIPRLHALSMRKLSHCNPLLLEADGLEAEQQGVTEATYKDLHNLFTQCLFGDRVAAEYLLCHLVSSVYIRDEVESRGQFSLNLSNIPTEVLPRYTHSLYELLELLLPASHYFAMTLENMNTMQFVPKKDYVTNKLTSGLLQLAPHTHLVLDETRLQAGKLESAGVEAVQHVAHLIKNQRLKYNFQFYQLDFNSDVPVLVLSEGRSMLPSNCNLPIIPDLDAIQLIDETIKAGRHYITPKLDEMRRFLTTARLRKFDMKTLDPTLVQDDFVRMRSADNAVTMDDLHALFVLARLIGVSRGQKVLLREHWERAKELEKERHNRLEMFVKRKSEI; via the exons ATGGAGGTCGAACGTAGCTGTGAAGCATGGACTCCTGAGTATTTTATGGAGAATGAATCGATGTGTTTGGAACGGTTGTCGGAGAACTCGGTATGGTCGTCGATCCCGCTGCTGAACTGTACTGAGCTTGCTCACCTGCCAGACGGTAGGCTGGTGCGATTTCGGGGCATGTTACAGGATATGCAAGATCCAGAGTGCTACCTCGAGCGGTACACTGTACGCTGCAAATCGAACCAAACGGTCTTGCGCCAACAGAACGGCAAATATCGGGACATACTTGTCTACAATGAAGCAAAGGAACTAGTGGACAGTGGTTGCAACGCAGACAACACGTTTGGGGAGCGCCGATCGATGTTTGTCGTCAGCATTCCAGGGCAGAACGAATGGGCGCTGGAGTACGAAAAGCAACAGAACGGTGTAGGGTCAACGATCGTTTCCACTGAACCCGCCAATGAAGAGCAGCGTGTAGTCTTGAAGCGTTCACACGAAGATGAGATGGAAGTGGAAGAAGCGACTTCAGCAACAATCGATGATTTAACgacggcagcagcatcaccagtGACCGCAAAGAATGAATTTAAGAGGATGGCCACCAGCGCACCCCAGGCGTCAACTACGGCGAATGGTGTGACTGTCCTTTCGGCCGATTATCTGCTCAATTCTCCCATCACCGAGCGTCCTGGTAAGGCGTGCTTAGTAAAGCTGTACAACAACTACGACGATTGGACGCTAAACACCGTCATAGAAGTGGTCGGTTTCTTGTCGGTTGATCCGGCCCTTGACGGAAGTGGCGATAGCACCGGTATGGATGAGTTTGTCGACGATGTTACCGAGCACCAAGCAACCCATCCGCCACCCTCGTTGATTCCACGGCTACACGCCCTTAGCATGCGCAAGCTATCGCACTGTAACCCGCTTTTGCTGGAAGCGGACGGACTGGAAGCCGAACAACAGGGCGTTACCGAGGCGACGTACAAGGACCTGCACAACCTGTTTACCCAATGTCTGTTCGGGGATCGCGTGGCGGCCGAATATCTTCTGTGTCACCTCGTGTCGTCGGTTTACATACGGGATGAGGTCGAATCGAGGGGTCAGTTCTCTCTTAATCTCAGCAACATTCCGACCGAGGTGTTGCCAAGATACACGCACTCGTTGTACGAGCTGCTGGAGCTACTTTTGCCGGCAAGTCACTACTTTGCGATGACGCTGGAGAACATGAACACGATGCAGTTTGTACCCAA GAAAGATTATGTGACGAACAAACTGACGAGCGGGCTGCTGCAGCTAGCTCCCCACACTCACCTCGTGTTGGACGAAACACGGCTGCAGGCCGGGAAACTTGAATCAGCCGGCGTGGAAGCCGTTCAGCACGTTGCCCACCTTATCAAGAACCAACGGCTGAAGTACAACTTCCAGTTCTATCAGCTCGACTTCAACAGCGACGTACCGGTGCTGGTACTAAGCGAAGGAAGGAGCATGCTGCCG AGTAATTGCAACCTGCCAATCATACCGGATCTGGATGCGATTCAGCTGATCGACGAGACGATTAAAGCAGGTCGGCACTACATCACACCGAAACTGGATGAAATGCGCCGTTTTCTGACGACCGCCAGGCTGCGAAAATTCGACATGAAAACACTCGATCCAACGCTCGTGCAGGACGATTTCGTGCGCATGCGTTCCGCAGACAATGCCGTCACGATGGATGATCTCCATGCGCTGTTTGTGCTGGCACGGCTCATCGGTGTAAGCCGCGGTCAGAAGGTCCTCTTACGCGAACACTGGGAGCGAGCGAAGGAACTCGAAAAAGAGCGCCACAATCGGTTGGAGATGTTTGTGAAGCGTAAAAGCGAAATCTAG
- the LOC128730139 gene encoding protein argonaute-2, giving the protein MGKKKGKKSGSTEGQEAAPQVSQQHQQTQQTSQQQPKPQQTSQQQPKPKESSQEQHKPQQGSQQSSQQQPKPQQSFQQPPQQGQQWPKPQQQGQQWPRPQQQGFQQQGQQWQQPPPQLPQQWQQQPPQQPLQQPQQQQSEQQQPQKQPQQQQPQQQQKQQQPQQQQKQQQPQQQKKLQQPQQQQKQQQPQQQKKLQQPQQQQKQQQPQQQQQQQPQKQPQQQQPQQQQKQQQPQQQQKQQQPQQQQKQQQPQQQQKQQQPQKQNTPGGNSVHRDVSVASTSSSHSDGSLKGITENIENIRVTKEKVSRKDLMPVLSRRGAHGTRGKPVTVEANFFRLLVDKLIGTAYHYDVAIDPDRPKKFFRPVFAQFCKEHYPGVPIAFDGQKNAYTSKLLTDKKEKLTYQPNDGGKAKEYTVQVKQAAQVDLGTLKTYMTSNDTNLSKPMAAIQCLDVVLRCAYENNPNFVRFKRSVYMVPHPQNQIDLGKGHELWFGLFQSAVLGSRPYLNVDVSHKAFPSGGDLLKLVASFNRGNLDNINQYLLMELQSYIKGMDVIYKSPSGVEKRMRCNGLKDPANQQMFKLDDGTRLSVAEYFAKRLNRPLRFPHLNVLHVGSSVRSVYVPMEFCSVPFGQALNKQHPEECTREIIRHAATNTQVRKDKIMKLSGQINYNNCPTLKNFGIAVGNEFEKVPARIIDAPSLEYANNDQIKPMRGVWRGENKSFLIPSPAATNQPMRWRILNLDQYTNESTVQTFGNMLFQQAKRCNVQMEPFSMQSTYVIVRNDNRNRMPDLGVLMENIKKDKPAITIVVLPSRGDMYAKVKQKAELASERIGLLTQCVKGMTVAKKGTDGSTLNNIMLKINAKTNGSNHRIPDAMTPPLARGKVMYIGADVTHPLNDDTPSVVGVAAMYDLNGFRYNCCVRLQGARDEMIRDLENVVYHQLRLYEQHNKVLPERVMYYRDGVSDGQFAEILTIELQALRAAIARVKPNYKPAVTFIVVQKRHHTRFFPTQSCPTEGRNNNVPPGTIVDREITTPDRYEFYLVSHAAVQGVAKPTKYVVLFDDSNCNPDQLQALTYNLCHMFARCNRSVSYPAPTYYAHLAAYRGRVYIKDRRINMQNLENAYRDIQIIPAVNENNPMFFV; this is encoded by the exons atggggaaaaagaaaggaaagaagTCGG GGTCCACTGAAGGCCAGGAGGCAGCTCCGCAAGTaagccagcagcatcagcaaacCCAACAAACCTCCCAGCAGCAACCAAAACCCCAGCAAACCTCCCAGCAGCAACCCAAACCCAAGGAATCCTCCCAGGAGCAACACAAACCACAACAGGGCTCCCAGCAAAGCTCCCAGCAGCAACCCAAACCTCAGCAGAGTTTCCAACAACCGCCTCAACAAGGACAGCAGTGGCCGAAACCTCAACAGCAAGGACAGCAGTGGCCGAGACCTCAACAGCAAGGTTTCCAGCAGCAAGGACAGCAATGGCAGCAACCACCTCCGCAATTGCCACAGCAATGGCAGCAACAACCCCCACAACAGCCACTGCAGCAGccccaacagcaacagtccgaacaacaacaaccccaaaagcaaccacaacagcagcagccccaacaacaacaaaaacagcagcaaccccaacaacaacaaaaacagcagcagccccaacaacaaaaaaaactgcagcagccccaacaacaacaaaaacagcagcagccccaacaacaaaaaaaactgcagcagccccaacaacaacaaaaacagcagcagccccaacaacaa caacagcaacaaccccaaaagcaaccacaacagcagcagccccaacaacaacaaaaacagcagcagccccaacaacaacaaaaacagcagcagccccaacaacaacaaaaacagcagcagccccaacaacaacaaaaacagcagcaaccacaaaaacaaaacacacctgGAGGTAATTCGGTTCACCGTGATGTGTCCGTAGCCTCCACATCATCATCGCATTCTGATGGCAGCCTTAAGGGAATCACAGAGAATATTGAAAACATTCGCgtgacaaaagaaaaagtcAGTCGCAAAGATCTGATGCCGGTGTTGTCTCGTCGTGGAGCGCATGGCACGCGCGGTAAACCGGTAACGGTGGAAGCAAACTTCTTCCGGCTGCTAGTCGACAAGCTAATTGGAACTGCGTATCACTATGACGTAGCGATTGACCCGGACCGCCCTAAGAAGTTCTTCCGGCCGGTGTTTGCGCAGTTTTGTAAGGAACATTATCCAGGCGTTCCGATTGCGTTTGATGGGCAGAAGAATGCGTACACATCAAAGCTGCTTACCGATAAGAAGGAAAAGCTAACTTATCAACCGAACGACGGTGGTAAAGCGAAAGAGTATACCGTACAGGTCAAGCAAGCAGCGCAGGTTGATTTGGGGACATTGAAAAC TTACATGACCTCGAATGACACCAACTTGTCGAAGCCAATGGCCGCCATCCAGTGTTTGGATGTGGTACTTCGTTGTGCTTACGAAAACAATCCCAACTTTGTGCGG ttcaaACGCAGCGTCTATATGGTACCGCACCCACAAAATCAAATAGACCTAGGCAAGGGTCATGAGCTGTGGTTCGGTTTGTTTCAGTCGGCCGTGCTTGGTTCGCGGCCATATCTAAACGTGGACGTGTCCCACAAAGCCTTTCCATCCGGAGGCGACCTGTTGAAGTTGGTCGCTAGCTTCAACCGCGGCAACTTGGACAACATTAACCAGTACCTGTTGATGGAGCTACAAAGTTACATAAAGGGTATGGATGTGATCTATAAGAGCCCGTCCGGTGTCGAAAAACGGATGCGTTGTAACGGGTTGAAGGATCCAGCAAATCAGCAAATGTTTAAACTTGACGACGGAACGCGACTCTCGGTTGCCGAATATTTTGCCAAGCGTTTGAACCGCCCGCTGCGCTTTCCACATTTAAACGTCCTGCACGTAGGTAGCAGCGTGCGATCCGTGTATGTACCAATGGAGTTCTGCTCGGTGCCTTTTGGACAGGCACTGAATAAACAACATCCCGAGGAGTGTACACGAGAGATCATTCGTCATGCAGCCACCAACACGCAGGTGCGCAAAGATAAAATCATGAAACTGTCCGGGCAGATTAACTACAATAATTGCCCGACTCTGAAGAACTTCGGCATCGCGGTCGGTAACGAGTTCGAGAAGGTGCCGGCCCGTATCATCGATGCACCTTCGCTTGAGTACGCCAACAACGACCAAATCAAACCGATGCGCGGTGTTTGGCGGGGTGAAAACAAAAGCTTCCTAATTCCCAGTCCGGCGGCGACAAATCAACCGATGCGATGGCGTATCCTGAACCTAGATCAGTACACAAACGAATCGACAGTGCAGACGTTCGGCAACATGCTGTTCCAGCAAGCAAAGCGGTGCAATGTGCAGATGGAACCGTTCAGCATGCAAAGTACGTACGTTATTGTGCGCAATGACAATCGCAATCGTATGCCTGATCTTGGAGTGCTGATGGAGAACATAAAGAAAGACAAACCAGCAATAACGATTGTCGTGCTGCCGAGTCGCGGGGATATGTATGCgaaggtgaaacaaaaagctgAACTTGCCAGTGAGCGTATCGGGCTTTTAACGCAGTGCGTGAAGGGCATGACGGTGGCCAAAAAGGGCACCGATGGTAGCACCCTGAACAACATTATGCTAAAG ATAAATGCCAAAACAAACGGATCGAATCATCGCATTCCAGATGCCATGACACCGCCGTTGGCAAGAGGAAAAGTGATGTACATCGGGGCCGACGTTACACATCCGCTCAACGACGACACACCTAGCGTGGTTGGTGTAGCTGCCATGTACGATCTCAACGGGTTCCGGTACAATTGTTGCGTGCGTCTGCAAGGGGCACGGGATGAAATGATACGTGACTTGGAAAACGTTGTCTATCACCAGCTACGGCTGTACGAACAGCACAATAAGGTCCTACCAGAACGCGTGATGTACTACCGGGATGGCGTATCAGATGGGCAATTCGCGGAGATCCTCACGATCGAGCTGCAAGCCCTGCGGGCCGCCATTGCACGCGTAAAACCGAACTACAAGCCAGCGGTCACGTTCATCGTCGTGCAAAAGCGGCACCACACTCGCTTCTTCCCGACCCAAAGCTGCCCGACGGAAGGTAGAAACAACAATGTGCCGCCAGGTACGATCGTTGATCGTGAGATTACAACTCCCGATCGGTACGAGTTTTATCTAGTGAGCCATGCCGCCGTCCAGGGCGTCGCTAAACCGACCAAGTACGTCGTGTTGTTCGATGACTCGAATTGCAACCCAGACCAACTGCAAGCCTTGACGTATAACTTGTGCCACATGTTTGCGCGTTGCAACAGATCTGTGTCCTACCCGGCACCAACCTATTACGCGCACCTGGCAGCTTACCGCGGTCGGGTGTACATCAAGGA CCGCCGGATTAATATGCAAAACTTGGAAAACGCGTACCGTGATATTCAAATTATTCCTGCCGTCAACGAGAACAACCCTATGTTCTTCGTTTAA
- the LOC128731758 gene encoding 2-(3-amino-3-carboxypropyl)histidine synthase subunit 1 codes for MAAAEVEHQLAPLATDTKIVKAKPARKVFKGASRVINKIPVTLLKDAELNEAIAALPANYNFEIHKTVWRVRETKAKRVALQMPEGLLMYSLVISDIIERFTEADTIVMGDVTYGACCVDDFTAKALGADLLVHYGHSCLIPIDQTTGIKVLYVFVDIKIDTLHFVQSVKLNFPRERKLAFVSTIQFVATLHAAAKELREANYDVEIPQSKPLSPGEILGCTAPRLAGEGDNGRTLIYLGDGRFHLEAAMISNPALEAYKYDPYEKKFTRELYDHDTMRRNRKQAIDSSRNAKRFGLILGTLGRQGSTKVLEHLQKRLKYHGRESIIILLSEIFPSKLAHMDTIDAFVQVACPRLSIDWGTAFPKPLLTPYELSVVLGDAEWKIPECTATPEQEPKSPPSLEVVYPMDFYANASLGEWTPNFKKLDICENSNGGCCGRCKEEKDKVDGKSAPNEGQPNGKLLDDGEE; via the exons ATGGCAGCAGCCGAAGTGGAGCACCAGCTAGCACCGTTGGCGACGGATACGAAGATAGTGAAGGCAAAACCTGCCCGCAAGGTGTTTAAGGGAGCATCGCGGGTTATCAACAAAATTCCCGTCACTCTGCTGAAGGATGCCGAGCTAAACGAAGCAATTGCGGCTTTGCCAGCGAACTACAATTTCGAGATCCATAAAACCGTCTGGCGCGTACGGGAAACGAAGGCGAAGCGGGTCGCGCTCCAGATGCCGGAGGGCTTGCTGATGTATTCGCTCGTCATCAGCGACATTATCGAGCGGTTCACGGAGGCGGACACGATCGTCATGGGGGACGTAACCTACGGAGCTTGCTGCGTGGACGATTTCACAGCCAAAGCGCTCGGGGCGGACCTGCTGGTGCACTATGGCCACAGCTGCCTAATTCCGATCGACCAAACCACGGGCATCAAGGTGCTGTATGTGTTCGTAGACATCAAGATCGACACGTTGCACTTTGTGCAGAGCGTTAAGCTGAATTTCCCACGCGAGCGTAAGCTGGCGTTTGTGAGCACGATACAGTTCGTGGCGACGCTACATGCGGCCGCAAAGGAGCTACGGGAGGCTAACTACGATGTCGAGATTCCACAGTCGAAACCGCTCAGCCCAGGTGAGATACTGGGCTGCACGGCGCCACGTTTGGCGGGAGAAGGTGATAATGGCCGCACGCTTATATACCTCGGCGACGGGCGATTCCATCTTGAAGCAGCCATGATATCGAACCCGGCACTAGAAGCGTACAAGTACGATCCATACGAGAAAAAGTTCACACGCGAGCTGTACGATCACGACACAATGCGACGCAACCGGAAGCAGGCGATCGACAGCAGTCGGAACGCGAAACGCTTTGGCCTCATACTGGGCACGCTCGGGCGTCAGGGCTCCACCAAGGTGCTGGAGCATCTCCAAAAACGACTGAAGTATCACGGCCGGGAATCGATAATCATTCTGCTATCGGAGATCTTTCCCTCCAAACTCGCCCACATGGACACCATCGATGCCTTCGTACAG GTGGCGTGTCCCAGGCTCTCTATCGATTGGGGAACGGCATTCCCGAAGCCGTTGCTAACGCCCTATGAGCTGTCAGTCGTGCTGGGAGACGCCGAGTGGAAAATACCAGAATGTACCGCAACACCGGAGCAAGAACCTAAATCCCCTCCCAGTCTGGAAGTGGTGTATCCGATGGATTTCTACGCTAATGCCAGCCTCGGCGAATGGACGCCTAACTTCAAGAAGCTAGATATCTGCGAAAACTCGAACGGAGGATGCTGTGGGCGGTGCAAGGAAGAAAAGGATAAAGTGGATGGCAAGTCTGCTCCGAACGAGGGCCAACCGAATGGAAAACTGCTGGACGATGGAGAAGAATGA